The following DNA comes from Papaver somniferum cultivar HN1 chromosome 4, ASM357369v1, whole genome shotgun sequence.
TTAATGCACTTACACTGGGAAGTAACTGTTGGTTAATGTCCATCAGAGTGGCATCAGCTGACATGTTCTTGTGCAGTTCTGCATGCGAGTTAAGAAATTTCTTACATTTACGACATTTTCTCGATCATTGTTTTGCCTTTTAGAGAATTTGCATGTGTATCTGCGTCTGCAATCCGTCATGGTATTAAAATGTCTGGTATACTGCTTGTATGTGGTGCCAATGTCCGACGTCAGTGATAGTCCCTAATCAACTACGAAAATGATTTATACACAATGAAGTGTATGCACCGTGTGAGAGGGGGTGGGGCCCACTCATGCCTCACCCCTATCCCAATGCAGAGAGGGTGACCTTTCTGCCATTGGATCCTCTCGGTGCATACACTTCGTTCTGTATGTAGCAAAGCCGAATCAACCAACGTATAGGTGCTGCCAAGTGCCAATGACTTCCGACAAAAGTAACCGAGGGACACACTGGTTTAGGGCTGTTAGGTCATTTTGGAAAGATCATGAAGGGTAGTAGACAACTACCAGCATCCTGGGCGTAAAACAATTGTTCAGATGGGAATAGCGTATCTTTTCCAGACCACTTCATCTAAAGTCTCATTCCTGTCCAAAGGAGGAGATATTAGTCGGAGGAGGCAGTTGCACTAGCAGGCTAACAATAAAAAAAAGGTCAACATTGAAAGATGGCCGTTGCACCAACTAGTTATGGAGAAGGCAAGTTCAATACTTGCAGGAATTTGTGCCAGCGACAATCGCCTAACCCACATTTTTTGGGATAGTATGACGATTTCTAAGGCCTACGCTTTTGCTGCAGCTGACCTAAGTGAGCCCAAACGAGAGATCATCTTTATCAAAATGACTTGATCACCTCTCTAGAAGACTACAACCCAAAACAGAAGAAATCATTCCAGATAGGAGTTTACACAAACACAACCTAAGAAAAACTATATGTTTCTATACCCCCAATGGAATGGAGTTGGGGATCCCAGTATTAGCAAGTTGGAAAATTGAATTGCCTGCCTTTATAAACATTCCTGTTCTGTTACAGAAATACTCAAACCTGCTACAAATTTATAAACTCACAAGTGAAAAGAAACTCCCGATAAGACAAACTCTGCATTGAACAGCAATCATGATTTCTTTTTTCGGAAatcttcttctttatgagttttgaggAAAAGAATAAATATGCCACTTAGAAGTACAGTTGTTAACTACTGCTAAGAGTAACATCCTCGTTTGCCTGAAAATACCAAAATCAACGTGAACAACAAAACATGATTAACGAGTCTACATTATGGAGAATAATTTACTGCAGAAATTAAAGTTTTAGCAACTTACAGTCTTGGCAAGCTCTTTCGCTTTCTCATCATCAAAGCCAAGAGTAGCCATTATCTTGTGACCCGCTGCTTCTTTCTCTGACCAAATGCCAAGAAGCAAATGGCTTGTGGTTATCTCTCCAGGTTCACCTGCATTTCATAACAAAAATGCAAAACATCATGTTTTTTCTAATTATGTTATAGTCttatagaaaacatagattacTACTGATGGCATGAAAGGATGAACAACCGACAAGCAGCCAACATAACAAGAAGTTTAACCAGGTTGCCGTTAGGTTCAAATCTATTATTTTCTTTCATCCAGCCAGTTTCTACTCTCAGATTCTACTTGGAGTTACCAAGATCCTAGCTTCAAACTAAGTCTTCAGGTGTGTATTAGAGAAATGCAATCCGTCACTAAGCATTAGGTTCACATTGACATGCTATATGCAAAATCCAACATACTCACAGTCCATTAACTGCACATGCCTCACATGGTTTACAAGATAGAGGATGGACCAACCATCTCTCAATGTCAGAATTTAGATTATCAAATGATTTGCTGTTTtagttcctttttttttcttctgtgtcTTTGTTTTTTTTCGTCTGCACACGTGGATATGCGTGTGCTTATGTTTAGGATTCAGCTCCTTCTATCATCAAATGGTCTTCTTGTCATCATTAGACAACGCCCATTTTTTCCTAATGACACCTTAAAGATGAAAACTGAGTTAACCAGAGCATCGCCAACTGTGGTGCACATAAGGCACTCCCTGAACGAAGGAAACTCTATTCCAAAGCACTTACAGTATCTACTCATGCTACCCATAACGGCATACGTTGCCTTAAGCATAGAGTCAAGCTTATACTGTTTAAGGCTGGTGACGATGATGATAATTAGAACGATGCAAGTAGGATCCTACGAGTATGGTCAGGTTCCATGGATCCAGAAAATTATCGCCTTTAAGAGCTTGATGATTCATAACTAAAGTGCAAAAGTAAACCGCAGGAAAGAAACCAGAGTGACATTGCCATGTAAGAAAATGCATAATCTGAAATTATGCTAGATGGGAGTTGAAATATAACGTTACATAAGAACCAAAAAGATAACATAGCTGCAACCCAGAAAGGCTCATACAAAATAATCCTTTGGCGAATTCTATAAACAATTTTCTTTAAAGTTAATCTCTTTGAGGGATCTTGGCACTCACAGGGTTTGTGTAGGACCCTCATCAGATTTTTACTGAAGGCACAGTGGCACACAAGTAAAATTCAACTACCTCCTAATACAGGCAACAGAATCGAACTAAGTTCTGCTTAAGCAAAAACATTCTTCTGCTCATATTCTTAGAGCCTTTGCAAAGCATTCACACCCAACATCTACAAGCCCATAATGGTCATAGAAGAACCACAAAGATAACATAGCTACTGTAAACAGTTCTTTAACAACCAAAAGGCTCACAAATAAGAAATTAAAATCCGAAAGTTCTTAGCTCTTACCACCACTTGATGACTAACCACTATTTGGTGGTAGGCTCATAGAGTTTAATACCATTTTCTCACCAAAACATATCTCCAGCACTCTAACGTTCCGAGACCCTCACATGTTTATGGCATCTACGCTTTATGCCTTTAGGGGGAAGAAGAACATATCTTAACACGTGTACATGGTTATGCCCATCCCTTATCATAAGATTTTCTAAAATGTACTATAGCAGAATATCCTTGTCAAGGCCGACCTCATTGTGATTTGCAATTTTGATAAACGGGTGTGTTTTTTCACATCCTAAATTCTTACAGTGGCATGTAATTATCTTATTAGTTACTAACACATGATTACTCCGAAATCCAAACAAGTGTTAGAACAGAATAACAGAAGACCAGAAACACATGAATATTCAACAACACATGAAAGCTGCGGAAAGATCGGAAAGACTTGCCTGATTTCAGTTTCTCATCAACAGCCCAATCTAGAGCCCTTTGAGCTTGTTCAGTTAGAGGTGGATGCTCAGGGCTGAAATAGTACATATCTGATTTTCCAAGTAATTCGATAGTTTCATCTCGCACCTTGAAAAGAGTAATACCATTTGCACGTAAAAACTTTGCTGCATTACTGGTTCCTGCAAACAACAGAAACAACATACCAAAATTGGTCCAAGGCACTTATCCACAAATATAACCATCTATATCATGTTTCTAGCTGTTTAATCTCTAACCAGTGTTTTGCTATAAAAACTAATCCATCTTAAGCAACCAATATATGCTGCAGCGCAAAAACATTCGATAACTTATATCAATCCTAAGTCTGTGGTTCCATTCGATTATTTGCAGCAAAGGTCGTTGTTTCTGACAATTTCAATTACCAACCTAAGAGGCTCTTTCGAAGCTTTTTTCTTCACACTATAACCAACTCCTCTGAGATATAAAAAACATATTCGAACCAAAACATTCTTGTTATATTCCAAGTTCCAACTGATTTACTTTTCATATCTACGCATACGAGGTAACTGGTCAGGCATACAAAGATGACTAATGCCTAGATCaaaatttcttttcaaaatttccatCCTATACTACTCTAACAAACAACAAAAGCATAGTGCACAAAACACAAATCAGACGATTCATGAATTCAAATTACCTTCAACCAAGATACCCATGAGAAGAGCTTCAGTCCCAGTTTTCGGGTACTTAAGCTTCCTTGCTTCCAGTTCCCCCATTGCAAATGATTTAATTCCTCTCGCAGACCATCTACAACCAATACCCATTATAAATACCACTTCAATAAATATAATCTCATcaaaattacaccaaaaataaCTGAAAATATGATAAAGGAACTTACTTTGGAGTGTTCTCCACCGCCTCCCTCTCGGGTTTGCTACACGAGAAAGACATTATAAATGAGACATTCAATTGCCATCACTTCTTACATACATTTCACAGAATTCCAAATAGCACAGTAATGAGATTATGTAGACTTACGCAGTAGGGAGACTATACAGAACAGTAACAGCTGAGCATGTTGGCTTCTTAGGAAGTACAGGAGACAAATTTGAAGACTGAATCAAAAGATTTTGCCCTAATAAAGAGCAATCGGATTTAAAATTCCGAggaaaagatagaaaagaaggagaaaaagatTGACCCTGTTTAGTGTAACCAGTAGGTGTAGCAGCAGTAGCTGTAGAAGATATAGCAAACACCGAAATCGCTCTAGCAGCCatttaaaccctagattttggggGAACCTAGTTAAGAAATTATactgattttattttattgaattTCTGATAAATTTAATTGATTGAATAATGAATAAGATAACTGAAGAGAAGATATTTATGGTTTGGTTTGAAGAATCTTTTCCGGGTTTGTGTTGGAATTTGATTCCTTGTGGAAATGGTGAAGTTGTGAGAGAAGCAaagtagtttggattttgaagtgGATAGCTagaagaagatggttgaagtGAGTGAGTTCGGTTTTGGGTAGGTTAagaatgaacgattttttggggacatggttttttctttttgggaccgtggttttattttgggtaaagacattaaaaataaatttagagcaccccttatctagatatttatattaatacctaaattatccttTTGATTAATTTTGGgcgatgattagttagtgttaataatagttagtgtaatggttagtgagatgattaagttaaagataattagtgagattaaaaaatcagatggtttttttaaaagaagtagaattattgagaaagtaaagttagagaagatgaaaaaggaaaacatgaaaaacgatggattttaccaaccacaaccggaggaagggtatttgggtacccaggtatgcttcaaacttatataatgttggttgaattgctccaaaatttcaaaaaaaaaaaaaatgaaattttttatgtagatattcggttaccatatgtgaagaacatgtaaccgaacacacctgaaagtgtagttcggttacgttttccaaacacgcaggttaccgaactcgctcgttaatggaggttttggtcgtacaatgtaatattcggttacctaggataaaatggtaggtaaccgaattttgaacttaacaatttatttgggtacatcttgtgtgttcggttagttcgcaaacttcaacgcaaccaagttcccaacagAACTgtaggttaaaagtaacctagtgttagaagttcggttggttcgcaaacttcaacat
Coding sequences within:
- the LOC113275102 gene encoding ATP-dependent Clp protease ATP-binding subunit CLPT1, chloroplastic-like; its protein translation is MAARAISVFAISSTATAATPTGYTKQGQSFSPSFLSFPRNFKSDCSLLGQNLLIQSSNLSPVLPKKPTCSAVTVLYSLPTAKPEREAVENTPKWSARGIKSFAMGELEARKLKYPKTGTEALLMGILVEGTSNAAKFLRANGITLFKVRDETIELLGKSDMYYFSPEHPPLTEQAQRALDWAVDEKLKSGEPGEITTSHLLLGIWSEKEAAGHKIMATLGFDDEKAKELAKTANEDVTLSSS